In Borreliella garinii, the sequence TTCTTTATGAAGTAAATAGTAATACGAAAAGCCTATAATATAAGTGTAAATTAAAAGCTTTTTTAATTTACACTTATATTATAGGTTGAGCATTCTCTTGTTTTTTTGTAATAAAATTAATCAGTTGCTTTTGCAATATGAATAGTTTTTATTATAGGAATCCGAAAGATTGGCTTCTCTAGAAGAACAAGAATGACTTCCAGTATTCTTAATGGTAAAAGCTATTTTAAATACTTATTTTAGAACATAGTAATTTACCAATTCTGATATAGCTTAAACAATATTTTTGACTTTTATCTAAATCAGTTAATATATCTTTTGTAAATTGACGAAATTCCATTTTCTCATCCACAATATTTTTTTTACAACTAGGACTTTATTTGTTTAATTTAAAACAAGCTACATATTTACATATTATTGTAGCCTGTTTTAAAAATAAAATACTTAATATTATTACCAAATGCCATTCTTGTCAATGGCACTTTGCACTTTTTTTAGAGAATCCTTCATTAATAAGATTGGCCTTACTATTGCTTTATATGCTTGGTATAAATTAGATTGTTCTTTGATCTTTGCAATTAAAGTTTTTATTTCTGTTTCAATGTTCTCTAATTTACTTTTTGCATGCGTGTCATTTATGTATACAAAATTTGTTGCAGTCTTTACACTTACTTGAATATAATTCAACAAGGTCTTGAAATTTTTTTCAAGGTCTTCTTTTGTAAACTTTGCAGCTTCTTCTTTAGCTTGGGCTTTAGAAAGGTTGTCAAGGCGTGTAGAATACATTTGGGTTAGCTTTGTTAAAAATAATGTATAAGTATCATATATCGTAGCAATTGTTTTAATTGCTGAATCTATATTATATTTAACACCTTCTAGATAAGATTGATATCGATTACTTAATTTTATTTCCTCATAATCATATTCATCATATTCGTCATATTCTTCTAAATAATACCGATCATAATCCTCTTCCTCTATTTCATCAGTGTATGAAATAGAGCTTGATCCTGAAATGCCTTGTAAGGCACTCTTTAGCCTTAAATCAGAATCTATAGTAATATCAATTTCATTGCTTTCAATAGTCTCCTCCAATTCACCACTTTCACCGCTAAGAGAATTTAAACTTTCTTGAGTCATCCCTTTATGTTCATCTTGTTGTTTTTGTGTTTTTTCTTTTCTAGTCTCAGATTGCTCTTTTAATAATTCAGTTTTTAAATTTTCTTCCTCTAATATTACATTTTTTTGTAAAAAATTGCTTTTATTAGCAGAGTCCCTTTTTAAACTATGAATATACAGTTCTTTTCCAGAAACCTTGCTTTTGCCTTTCTTATTCATAGGCTTTTTAATAGATTCCTCGCTAGTCTCTAAAATAGAGCTTCCCTTATCAAATAAGCCAGGGGATTCCTCTTTCATTTCATATCTTATGAATAAATCACAACTTATAAAACCAAAAAGTAATCCCAAAGCTAAATATTTACTTTTAACTTTCTTCATGCTTTCTCTCCTTTAAATTTAATACTAACTCTAAATCATTTTAAGTCGGATTCCAAAAATTAATAAGCTTTTCTTATTAAAAGAGGCAAAATTATTGCAATTTTAATCTATATAACTAAACCAGTATTTACTATTATTTGTCAATTTATTGAATCTCTCTTGCTTATTAAAAATTTAAAACAGGGCTATTAAGAGGATGGACAAATTATTTTTTATTAAATTTTATAAACAGATCTTAAAAAATAACTTCTAAATAAAATTGAAAAAAGTTTAAATGTAGCTACCATTTTATCATATGCTGAGTTAATTCTTGAAATTTGAACTGTAATCAGATCTTTATATTCTTTATCAAGATATACTATTTTAATTTAAAAACCAAAGAACTTTTACATTATCACATTTGAGCTTCTCTTATCAGAAATTAAATTGCAGATCATTTTATTTCTAGTAAAAAGAATTGCTTTGTCTAATTTTTCAGTTGCTGCCAATACATCTATTTGCGATTTACGCTTTCCCTATCAGCGCCAATGGCTATCTTAAGTTCTTTAAATAAAAAAAATAAAGATGCAGCCTTACGACTATATACTTTATCTAAAATAGTAATTAAAATTTCTATTTTTTTAACTCTCTTCTTACAAATAAAGCACTAATAATGCAAAAATAGAAATAATTATTTTTCATCTATATCATAACCAAGACGATTGCAAGCTACTGTTATAGTTTCAACAGCTTCGCTTAATAATTTCAATGGCTCACTAAATTGTTTTGACTCACTTTTGGCACTTTCCTGTAGTAACTCACCAGAAACACCATTTCCGCTGTGTTTAACATCACCAAGGAACTTGTCTACATCTTTCATTAACTCTTTTATACATTTTTTAACCAAATCTTTTCCTCTTGTCTTGGGATAAGAATCCATGCACATTACAGAATAACCATACTCATCCTTATTTTTACTATTAAATTCGTCTACAACTTTCTTTATTTTATCGTAGATACTATCATCACTATCAAAATCATTATCATTTATTTTTGGCACTACCTCTAATATCTTGTCTAATAAGCGTATTTTATCTATCCCAGTCTTCATATTATATTTAAGAGCCTCTGAAGCACTATATCCTGAAACTATTAATGACTTTACAGCTTCATCAATCTTTTCAGCTGATTCCCTAATTTCTTTTACAAGTGATGGAGCATCTCCCAATGCTATCTTAGCATTCTTCCTTTTACCTAAAACTTTGTCTTTAGATGCCTTGGCGGAAATATTAACCTTTTCAGCCATATCTTTAATATTGTCTTTGCTTGAGACCTTAATTTCCAGCTTAGATTCAAGCATCCCTTTTACAACACCCACAACCTCAGAATCCGCTTGATTGCCCTTTCCCATAGTGTCATTTAAATACCATAATTTACAAGACATTACGAAAAAGATATTAAATAAATATAAATATATTTTCATATTTAAACCTCTCTTTGCAGGAGAAATTTACATCATTTTATTAAGATTGCAACTTATCTGACATTTATTCTTTCTAAAATTATCTACTTTAGTCGTTAATGTAAATTAAAATAATCTACTAATAAAAATCATTTATTATATTTGATACTTTTTATTGGCTTTGAATTTTTTAGAGTATCTATTTTTTGTCTTATATTTCATCTATACTTTGCTCTATAATGCACTCATCTTGAATGGGGCATGAAAAAATACAATATACCAACTAAAAATTTTATAATTCAATTTTTAATTCAATACTAAACATATTATAAAAAGGAGTATCTTTAAGATTTATCTTTTTATTAAATTCTAATATATTTGCCATTTTTAAAGAACATCCTTTAAGAATCAAAAAATTATTGTCAAAATAGAATTGTAAAGAATTAGTATTTAAATTGGTTTTTAAGGAAACCGTTGTTTGCAATAATTCACGAATCCATGTTAGTTTGATCCCAGATCCAAAAAAATAATTATTATTCTTCGAATAACTCTCAAATACTATTGATAAATCATTAAAAACATCATTTTCAAAATTAATGTAATATCTAAGACCAAGCAAAAATCTATTGTCATCATCATCAAATTTATAATTTTTAGACCAAAGTAAGTCTTGTCTTAACGTAGAGTAAAAAAATATTCCACTAAAAACTTCAAATAAAAAATCAAAAATAATATTGATATCAAAAGTTTTATTTTCAATATTAAATGGGAATTCAACCATTGCAAGTAAATCTACTGCATCAAAAGAAGCTTGAAAATAAAGCCAGGGGGATAAATATTCAGGAGACAAAAACTTATTTAGGCTTTCTTTGTCGAACATAGAACCCAAAGAAATAGAATAATTGGAAATAAAATAATAAAACTCAAAAAACCACTCTGGCTCTATTGTGGTCCTTTTTAAAACAATATTTTCAATTAATCCATTTCCTAAATAATAATTTTGCTTACCTAATTTAAAAATAAAATCATTAAAGCTTAAATTGAAGAATAATTTATTAAAACTAAAATATTGATCATTATTTTGTACAATAAAAGAAGGAGCAAAGCCAAATTCTAACATCTTATAGTTTAATAAAAATCCCAAATAAGCTTCATTGGAGAATTGCAAAGCCCCTGTACCAAAAAAATCTTTTTTATCTTCATCGGGGAATAATAAAGAAAATTTCGTTTTTAATCCCAAATGTTCCTTAAAAACCAAAGGGGACTCAGAAAACAAAAAACTAGGAAAAGTCGAAAAAAGAATTAAGAAAAATTTTTTTAAAAATCCCACTATTAACTATCCTACATATACTCTCAATTCACATAATTTGAATATATGTCAAATATTCTATTAAATCCTTTTAAACTAAAAATAGAGTTGTTTAGACTCGTACTAATAATATCTTCTACATAAATTTTTGTACTAGAATCGTTAAAAGCTTTATCTTCAATTTCAAAATAAACAAAAGCATCGATTCCTTTAATATTTCCTTTTCTGTAAATTACTTCTTTTAAAGTTTTCAATTCTTTGTCTTTGTGTAAAGTTTTAAAATCATTTTTATTAATTTTTAATAAATCTACAAATGGATAGATTGATTTTTCTTTTGATTGAAATTCAAGTCTATTGTCTTCGGATTTTAATAAAACGAAATCTGTATTAAAATTTAAACCCAAAATATCTTTAAGTTCAGATGCACCCTTAACCTTATAGGATGCGCTTACCTTCATTGGAATCTTGGCTTGTCTTCCTAACATAAAATGCCCTTTATTCCTAATAGATAAAAAGGCAAAATCTGTTTTTGATCCTGACATATATATTAAACGTACATCCCTATTATCAATATTAACAATTCTTAGCCCCACACTTTCTTCTAAATTATTTTTTACATTAATTTTAAAATTCATCTTGAAAGCATAAATCCCGCTTTTTAATTGGGGATAATACAGATTCTCAAATTCTTTTATTAAACTTTTTTCATCCCCAGCATTTAATAAATTCAAAACACAAAAATTAAGAACAATTACAAAAATTTTAAGCATCGTTCATTACCTCTATTACCGATTTCTTACTTGCTTTGCTAAATGGCAAAATAGAAGAAAAAATAGCAAGAACTAACATAAAGATTGAAACATATATTATATCACTAGCATAATAAAATATATTGATATAATATGTTTCTGAATAGCCTGGGGGAGTAAAACTAATTTTCTGAAACTGAACAAAAAGTTTAGCAAAATAAGCCAATATTACTCCTATAACGATATTTATGACAGAAATGATTACAATTTCTAAAAATAGAGAGTAAAAAAGTTCCAATTTGGTTAAACCAATTGCTCTTAATGTGCCAAGTTCTCTAGTGCGCTCAATGCTTAATGCTGTCGTTATCTGGAAAAATGCAATAAATATAAGAAGAGATACTAAAACCAATATGAATATAAATGTTGTTCTAGTCATCCCTAAAACAGATTTAAAATAAGGATTAATCTCAAACCAGTCATTATAATCAAATGCAATCCCCTTATTTTTTTTAAAATTATCTAATTTCTTTTTAAAAGTTTCTAAAGTAGAATTATCCTTTAAAAACACTTGGATCACGTGTGCGCCACCCTCAAATGCAAACAAGTCTTTTAAAGTCTTAATAGTAGTAATCGCAAAAATATTATCTGCTGTTGAAAATGGAAATTTTACAATTCCAGCAACTTTAATATTTTGAAAATTCAAACCTCTGCCGAGTAAATTTGTCATTAGTGTAAGATCAGAATTAGTTTCCATTATTTTTTCTATACCAAATGAAGCCGCTAAATTACTCCCAAGTAAAAACTCACCCCCATTAGAATCATGAAAAATCGGTTCACCTTCTAGTAAAGATAGACTGCTTGTAATTATGTCTGGGTCTTCATAGGCAAATGCAAAAACCGGGTTACTTGTCGAAGAATTTCCAAGAAGCCCATCAAAATTAACTATTAAATTGGTGGATTGTAATTCATCATAACCAACTATTTCATCTCGTATAAGATTGATATCCTTTTCTTCAAGTAGCAACTCGTTCTTAAGACTACTAAATTTAGGATTAAAATAATTTTCTTTCGCAATTTGAATATGACCAGTTGAACTGACAAAGCTCTTTTCCATCCCTTCTCTGCTAAAATTCATATATCCAACAAAAACCAATAAAAATACCACAGAACTTGATAGAAGCAACGACAATAGAATTGTACGCCTTAAATCTCTAAAAATATTGTAAAAAGCCAATTTAAACACATTCACCTCCCACTAAAGACAGTACTCCATCTTCTATTCTATAAAGTTTATTAGCCAAATTTTTTAAATTGTAATCATGAGAAACGAAAATTCCAATTGCATTCTTATCTTTAAGATACTTTTGTATTGAAGTATAAACAAAAATGGCTGTTTCTTTGTCTAAATGACTAGTTATTTCATCTCCAATTATTAATTTGGGGTCATAAACAAAAGCTCTTGCTATTCCTATCCTTTGCCTTTGTCCTCCAGACATATATTTGGGTTTTTTATTAACAAACTTTGAAAGTTTAAAAAATTCTATTAATTCTTCCGTTTTAGACCTTAATTGCTTGGCACTTTTCCTTGAAAATCTTAGGGGCAATGAAATGTTATCAAAACCTGTAAGACTTGGAATAAGCTCAAAATGTTGAAAGATTAACCCCACGTTATATCTTCTAAATAAAGTCCTATCCTTTTCATTCATCGAACTTAAAAGAGTTGAGTTGAAACGTATCTCTCCTGTATCAAGCGAATCTATTCCAGAAAGTAAATTCATAAAAGTTGTCTTACCACTCCCCGTAGGCCCTGAAATCCAAACCATGTCCCTTGATTTTAAACTAAGTGAAATATCTTTATTTGCATGAACAATTTCCTGCCCAATTTTGTATTTTTTATTAACCAATTTTAAATCTAGACTAATATTCCCCACAAAAC encodes:
- a CDS encoding DUF5425 family lipoprotein, translated to MAFTIKNTGSHSCSSREANLSDSYNKNYSYCKSN
- a CDS encoding ABC transporter permease, coding for MFKLAFYNIFRDLRRTILLSLLLSSSVVFLLVFVGYMNFSREGMEKSFVSSTGHIQIAKENYFNPKFSSLKNELLLEEKDINLIRDEIVGYDELQSTNLIVNFDGLLGNSSTSNPVFAFAYEDPDIITSSLSLLEGEPIFHDSNGGEFLLGSNLAASFGIEKIMETNSDLTLMTNLLGRGLNFQNIKVAGIVKFPFSTADNIFAITTIKTLKDLFAFEGGAHVIQVFLKDNSTLETFKKKLDNFKKNKGIAFDYNDWFEINPYFKSVLGMTRTTFIFILVLVSLLIFIAFFQITTALSIERTRELGTLRAIGLTKLELFYSLFLEIVIISVINIVIGVILAYFAKLFVQFQKISFTPPGYSETYYINIFYYASDIIYVSIFMLVLAIFSSILPFSKASKKSVIEVMNDA
- a CDS encoding ABC transporter ATP-binding protein, which gives rise to MGNISLDLKLVNKKYKIGQEIVHANKDISLSLKSRDMVWISGPTGSGKTTFMNLLSGIDSLDTGEIRFNSTLLSSMNEKDRTLFRRYNVGLIFQHFELIPSLTGFDNISLPLRFSRKSAKQLRSKTEELIEFFKLSKFVNKKPKYMSGGQRQRIGIARAFVYDPKLIIGDEITSHLDKETAIFVYTSIQKYLKDKNAIGIFVSHDYNLKNLANKLYRIEDGVLSLVGGECV